The genomic region GAATGCGGGAATAAAAAAGACCTCTTATTGTTAAGCTGTCGCAAATAGAGGCCAAATGTCTATGGAGCTAGATTCGTTTTGAGTATATGCTTACAGGTTTCCGCAAAGTGACTGTTTTTTGACAAAAGGCTTCTACGCCACCCGTTTTTAAACAGCCATTTGGGCTAATTTTCCTGCTTCAAGGCATACCTCTCCACAGAAAATCGTTTTTACAATCTTCTTTAAGTTGTGAACTGCGCAAACCAGAGAAAATTCTCCGCCCCCTTTTTCGTATCCTCGCAAAATAAAACCTCTAAAGTCACTATTCTTTATTTGACCAAAAACAGGTTCAACAATTTTTTTTTGCTTGCGGTATATTTCTTTTGAAGATTCCTGCTCCATCTTTTCAAGCATTTCTTGTCGTAAGGGTTCTTTGTCGTCAGAATTTATGGTACGCGGTTTACCTTTTTTAGAATCACAGCACCTACCACGGATTGTTGGTAAGCCACGCAAGAACCGATTTTAGTAGGTCTTGCGTGGAATATGACTTTGGGGTGTGGAGGGTCTTGATAAGGATTTCCTTGGGTGAAATATTGATCAACTCGCAAAAAGTCGTCACTCCGGTGAAAGCCGGAGTCCAGAGCCTTTGTAACTAGCTGAATAAACTGGATTCCGGCTTTCGCCCGCCTGCGGGCCAGAGCCTATGGCGGAGAGCCCGGAATGGCAGAAAGAGGTGTTTTTCGACTTTTTACGAGTCCATCAATATTGATGCAGGAAATAGCCTTCATGCAGAAATATCATAATCAATAGGCAGTTAAGCCCAAGCATTCAATCTCCGTTCGGGTTCCCCGTAGGATTTTGCCTTCATAAGGTATTCTCCCAGATCCGAATCCATTCAAAAAAGCCTTTAAAATCAAGGGATAGCAAACCGCTGCCATTTGGTACGTTACTTGCTGAAAGAAGTGCGAAGGGGTTCGTAAGTTGCCTTCCCTTTAGGTAACTTCTCAAAAAGTCAGTGTTCTCGTCATTGCGAGATAAGCGAAGCAATCTCCTTGGTAGCACTTAGATTGGTTCGTCGCTA from Deltaproteobacteria bacterium harbors:
- a CDS encoding transposase, with the protein product MRGLPTIRGRCCDSKKGKPRTINSDDKEPLRQEMLEKMEQESSKEIYRKQKKIVEPVFGQIKNSDFRGFILRGYEKGGGEFSLVCAVHNLKKIVKTIFCGEVCLEAGKLAQMAV